The following proteins are co-located in the Perca fluviatilis chromosome 22, GENO_Pfluv_1.0, whole genome shotgun sequence genome:
- the inhbaa gene encoding inhibin subunit beta Aa, whose product PYACLCICLILTLCVFVSVSGDSPGSVHFVLSKEGGGLSLVEQANVWLFLRLAKTNRSRAKVTISLFQQQRGGGGGARLPGGRQSSPQDDVPLSEKTVDTRRSGWHTFPVSAAVQALLQSSDGTTLSLRASCPLCADAGATLVLVSGGANQRDQSHRPFLMAVVRPEDGGEARRRRKRGLECDGKVRVCCKRQFYVNFKDIGWNDWIIAPPGYHANYCEGECPSHVASITGSTLSFHSTVISHYRMRGYSPFQSLRSCCVPTRLRAMSMLYYNEEQKIIKKDIQNMIVEECGCS is encoded by the exons CCCTATGCGTGTCTTTGTATCTGTCTCATCCTGaccctttgtgtctttgtgtctgtctcaggGGACTCTCCCGGCTCGGTCCACTTCGTGCTCTCTAAAGAAGGAGGCGGCCTGTCTCTGGTGGAGCAGGCCAACGTCTGGCTCTTCCTCCGCCTGGCCAAGACCAATCGCAGCCGAGCCAAAGTCACCATCAGCCTCTTCCAGCAGCagcggggggggggcgggggggcccGGCTGCCCGGGGGGCGCCAGTCCTCGCCGCAGGACGACGTCCCGCTGTCGGAGAAGACCGTGGACACTCGCCGCAGCGGCTGGCACACCTTCCCCGTCTCCGCGGCGGTCCAGGCGCTGCTACAG aGCTCCGACGGCACCACGCTGAGCCTACGGGCGTCCTGCCCGCTCTGCGCCGACGCCGGCGCCACGCTGGTCCTCGTGTCCGGCGGCGCCAACCAGCGGGACCAGTCCCACCGGCCGTTCCTCATGGCCGTGGTGCGTCCGGAGGACGGCGGCGAGGCTCGGCGCCGGAGGAAGCGCGGCCTGGAGTGCGACGGGAAGGTGCGCGTCTGCTGCAAGCGCCAGTTCTACGTCAACTTCAAGGACATCGGCTGGAACGACTGGATCATCGCGCCGCCGGGGTACCACGCCAACTACTGCGAGGGGGAGTGCCCGTCCCACGTGGCGAGCATCACGGGCTCCACGCTGTCCTTCCACTCCACCGTGATCAGCCACTACCGGATGCGCGGCTACAGCCCGTTCCAGAGCCTGAGGTCGTGCTGCGTGCCCACGCGGCTACGGGCCATGTCCATGCTGTACTACAACGAGGAGCAGAAGATCATCAAGAAGGACATCCAGAACATGATCGTGGAGGAGTGCGGCTGCTCGTAG